One genomic segment of Panicum virgatum strain AP13 chromosome 2N, P.virgatum_v5, whole genome shotgun sequence includes these proteins:
- the LOC120660949 gene encoding protein DETOXIFICATION 27-like, giving the protein MEGQSAAPLLPRIPPPEKRGGGRRLAEEVWEESKKLGEVVGPAVFINLVFSSMNIVSQSFAGHLGDLDLAAFAMANTVVDGFNFAMLLGMASALETLCGQAYGAKQHHMLGIYMQRSWLILLSFAVLLSPMYVFSGQLLAALGQSAELSREAGSVSLRFLPSHFMYAVLLPVVTFLQCQRKNWVTAAAAAAVFAVHVATTWLLVSCLGLGIFGVAMAFNLSWVAFAALLLTYALGGGCPETWTGFSTSAFVGLKEFVALSASSGVMVCLENWYYRILVFLTGFMKNAELSVDALSICMSLTSWEMMIHMGFLAGTGVRVANELGAANGQGAKFATIVSTTTSFLISLFVSLLALIFHDKLAIIFSSSQAVIDAVDHISVLLALTILLNGIQPVLSGVAIGSGWQGVVAYVNIGSYYLIGVPLGVLLGWGFNYGVPGIWAGMIGGTMMQTLILAFITLRCDWNEEALKAGNRVRQWSSTK; this is encoded by the exons ATGGAGGGTCAGAGCGCGGCGCCGCTGCTCCCGAGGATCCCGCCGCCGGAGAAGAGGGGCGGAGGACGGCGCCTGGCGGAGGAGGTGTGGGAGGAGTCCAAGAAGCTGGGGGAGGTCGTCGGCCCGGCGGTGTTCATAAACCTGGTGTTCTCCTCCATGAACATCGTCAGCCAGTCCTTCGCCGGCCACCTCGGCGACCTCGACCTCGCCGCCTTCGCCATGGCCAACACCGTGGTCGACGGCTTCAACTTCGCCATGCTG CTCGGCATGGCGAGCGCCCTGGAGACGCTCTGCGGCCAGGCCTACGGGGCGAAGCAGCACCACATGCTGGGCATCTACATGCAGCGCTCGTGGCTCATCCTCCTCTCCTTCGCCGTCCTCCTCTCCCCGATGTACGTCTTCAGCGGGCAGCTGCTCGCCGCGCTGGGCCAGTCCGCCGAGCTGTCGCGCGAGGCGGGCTCCGTCAGCCTGCGCTTCCTGCCGTCGCACTTCATGTACGCCGTCCTCCTGCCGGTCGTTACGTTCCTGCAGTGCCAGCGCAAGAACTGGGtcaccgcggccgcggcggcggcggtgttcgcCGTGCACGTCGCCACCACGTGGCTGCTGGTGAGCTGCCTCGGGCTCGGGATCTTCGGCGTGGCCATGGCGTTCAACCTGTCCTGGGTGGCCTTCGCGGCGCTGCTGCTCACCTACGCGCTCGGCGGCGGGTGTCCGGAGACGTGGACCGGGTTCTCGACGTCGGCGTTCGTGGGCTTGAAGGAGTTCGTCGCCTTGTCCGCGTCCTCGGGTGTCATGGTGTG CTTGGAGAATTGGTACTACCGGATATTGGTTTTCCTCACGGGTTTCATGAAGAACGCCGAGCTATCTGTGGATGCATTGTCTATCTG TATGAGTTTGACTAGCTGGGAGATGATGATCCATATGGGATTTTTAGCAGGCACTGG GGTGAGGGTAGCTAATGAGCTTGGCGCGGCCAATGGACAAGGTGCAAAGTTTGCCACGATCGTGTCCACGACTACGTCCTTTCTGATCAGCCTCTTCGTTAGTTTGCTCGCCCTGATTTTCCACGACAAACTCGCGATAATCTTCTCGTCAAGCCAGGCCGTGATCGACGCGGTTGATCACATCTCCGTTCTGCTCGCGCtcaccattctcctcaacgggaTCCAACCTGTGCTCTCCG GAGTAGCTATTGGATCAGGCTGGCAAGGAGTGGTTGCTTATGTTAACATCGGAAGTTACTACTTGATCGGTGTTCCTCTTGGTGTTCTGCTAGGATGGGGTTTCAACTACGGGGTTCCT GGAATATGGGCTGGAATGATCGGCGGCACAATGATGCAGACTCTAATCCTGGCATTTATCACCCTTcgatgtgattggaatgaagag GCGCTGAAAGCTGGTAACAGAGTGCGGCAATGGAGTAGCACCAAGTGA